A window of Candidatus Bathyarchaeota archaeon genomic DNA:
AGAAACTCTAATTCGTCTGCGACGTTTTTGGCACTTCGCATACGGTACTTGCGTCCATGCATGCGCACAGTACAGCAAAATTCACACCAGTAAACGCAGCCACGGCTCATCGCCAAGTAGAGGACATCTTCGTACTGGGCGAATTTATCCATCGGCCAGAGATGCCGCGCGGGAAAGGGCAAGCTGTCGAGGTCTTCGATGTAGGGGCGGTCGGGGTTTCTTATGATTTTGCCGTCTTTGCGGTATGTTATTCCTAAAACGTCGGCGCAGCTTTCTTCAGCCTCGATACGCTGCACCAACTCCACAAGAGTGGCTTCTCCTTCTCTGCGAATGACTATGTCTAATTCTGGGCACTCCTCAAGCGCGTGGTCATCCCAAAATGTCACGTGGGGGCCGCCTGCGAGGGTTATGCAGTTTGGGCAGGCTTCTCTTGCCGCTTTAATCAGCTTCAAACCTGACTTGTAAGTGAGCGTAGATGAGGTAACTCCGACGATGTCTGGTTGGCGTTTTTCTATTTCTTTTTTGAACTCTTCAATGGACATCGGCTGTACTTGGCAGTCGATAACGTCTACTTTGTAGTTGTTTTTCTCTAAAACCGCCGCCAAGTACCCTAAACCCAACAGGGCAAACGGCCAGTGCATGACGGCGCCAGCGGGTGCAGCGGGGTTAACGAGCGTTATGTGGGGTTTCATGTCTGCTTCACGCTTAAGTGTTGTCTGTTTGAAGGGGTTTGATGCTTAAATCGTTTCGCATTTTAATGTATTAACTCTACCTTGTGCATCTCCTTGATAAGCAATTAGATTGGTGTCTGTTTTTCTCAAACTATTTAAATGCTGTAAACCGTTTTAATGCAATACACTTCGGAGGAAAACGTAACGCTACACAACCAAGCACTAAGC
This region includes:
- a CDS encoding B12-binding domain-containing radical SAM protein, with translation MKPHITLVNPAAPAGAVMHWPFALLGLGYLAAVLEKNNYKVDVIDCQVQPMSIEEFKKEIEKRQPDIVGVTSSTLTYKSGLKLIKAAREACPNCITLAGGPHVTFWDDHALEECPELDIVIRREGEATLVELVQRIEAEESCADVLGITYRKDGKIIRNPDRPYIEDLDSLPFPARHLWPMDKFAQYEDVLYLAMSRGCVYWCEFCCTVRMHGRKYRMRSAKNVADELEFLYKTYGKTKFTFCDDAFTVDQQKVIDICNEIKKRGLKIEWNCGTRVDMLTKDLLVTMKEAGCVSVWFGVESGTQQMLDAMKKGITPELTEKVLGWVREVGLRPVPNVILGFPGETKKSAWDTIKFIEKVAPDAVGFYNVATPFPGTPLYDQVKANGWLRVTDFDKYDTTRPIFETPQLSMKELGKLREGAFHHYYLRRAYFMDKSRRFKLSTAIVVGMHLIANIKLKLRRN